A genomic segment from Verrucomicrobiota bacterium encodes:
- a CDS encoding helix-turn-helix transcriptional regulator has translation MHSRNKSSASPVLFEVADGLPFELHRIKFDTTGRYDEPLDREFPFVIRLFHFRHRDRTPGMTWHERLEIFLPLDGTVKMRMGNRQADVGPGEILIVENLKLHMTVDYPGFDTRVIVVSFLPEFVYTLGSPSHDYFFLLPFYFGPSDRPHVVEAGSPFLPGMQEAMARLVRCYFERATYFQAGCRAYLLQLLYLLAQQFHSADYLRSEFIRQQERAAKLRPVFELISTSYAQPTTLRQAAALAKMSQPQFMKLFKKVAGMTFVSYVTHVRLSHALRLLKESGLTIAEVANEVGFCDQSYFDRRFKAAFGQTPRAFRAKGR, from the coding sequence ATGCATTCAAGGAACAAATCATCCGCCTCGCCAGTTTTGTTTGAGGTGGCCGATGGGCTCCCGTTCGAACTGCACCGGATCAAATTCGATACGACTGGCCGCTACGACGAGCCACTCGATCGCGAATTTCCCTTCGTCATCAGGCTTTTCCACTTTCGCCACCGGGACCGGACCCCAGGCATGACCTGGCACGAACGCCTGGAGATCTTTCTTCCGCTGGACGGGACGGTGAAAATGCGGATGGGCAACCGTCAAGCCGACGTCGGGCCCGGGGAAATCCTGATCGTCGAAAATCTTAAGCTGCACATGACGGTAGACTACCCCGGGTTCGACACGCGGGTGATCGTCGTCAGTTTCCTACCGGAGTTTGTCTACACCCTCGGCTCACCTTCGCACGATTACTTCTTCCTTCTGCCATTTTATTTTGGCCCGTCCGACCGGCCGCACGTGGTTGAGGCAGGTTCACCGTTTCTGCCCGGCATGCAGGAAGCCATGGCACGCCTGGTTCGCTGCTATTTTGAGCGAGCCACCTATTTCCAGGCGGGTTGCAGGGCCTACCTGCTGCAGCTCCTTTACCTGTTAGCCCAACAATTTCACTCCGCCGACTACTTGCGGTCCGAATTCATCCGGCAGCAGGAGCGTGCCGCAAAGCTCCGGCCCGTTTTCGAACTCATTTCAACCTCGTATGCTCAGCCGACTACCCTGCGCCAGGCGGCCGCGCTGGCCAAAATGAGCCAGCCGCAGTTTATGAAGCTGTTCAAAAAGGTTGCCGGGATGACCTTTGTCAGTTACGTGACCCACGTACGCCTGTCGCACGCCTTGAGGTTGCTGAAGGAGAGTGGGCTGACCATCGCCGAAGTGGCCAACGAGGTCGGGTTTTGTGATCAGAGCTATTTCGATCGACGCTTCAAGGCCGCTTTCGGCCAGACACCCCGGGCGTTTCGAGCCAAGGGACGTTAG
- a CDS encoding Uma2 family endonuclease: protein MSVGTATEQRPFAEQHALNRAIWDRIVDDPKWDDVPEKIETDRDGNLIMSPPPATRHRIRQQRISGLLNQLLPEGVSFTEGAVSTGQGAKVADVVWYPAGRGQQVEDNDLSLPDFSPDICVEVQSPREKRGEMEKKAAAYFGVGVREVWLCDRKGRMSFYGPQRQLERSALCPEFPSEIPAKILR from the coding sequence ATGAGCGTTGGAACCGCCACCGAGCAGCGGCCCTTTGCCGAGCAGCACGCCTTGAACCGCGCGATCTGGGATCGGATCGTCGACGACCCGAAATGGGATGACGTCCCCGAAAAGATCGAGACCGATCGCGACGGCAACCTGATCATGAGCCCGCCGCCGGCAACCCGCCACCGCATCCGCCAGCAGCGCATCAGCGGCCTGTTGAACCAACTTTTGCCGGAGGGAGTCTCCTTCACCGAAGGGGCCGTTTCGACTGGTCAAGGCGCCAAGGTCGCCGATGTGGTCTGGTACCCGGCCGGTCGCGGCCAGCAAGTCGAGGATAATGATCTCTCCTTGCCGGACTTCTCGCCCGACATCTGCGTTGAGGTTCAATCGCCGAGGGAGAAGCGGGGTGAGATGGAAAAGAAGGCGGCCGCTTATTTCGGGGTCGGCGTCCGGGAGGTCTGGCTCTGCGACCGCAAAGGCCGGATGAGCTTTTACGGTCCGCAAAGGCAGCTGGAACGCTCCGCTCTCTGCCCTGAGTTTCCGAGCGAGATCCCGGCCAAAATCCTCCGTTAA